In Chryseobacterium oryzae, the genomic stretch TAAAGAAGGGATTTTAATTTATAGTTTTTGTAAAGAAAGTAAAGAAAAATAATGTATAAAGGAATCCAAATCCATTTATCCGAAACAATAATCCAAAACTGATCAAATGGTTTATCTCCCAAATTGTTCAGATATAAAAATAAACTCTTGTCTTCCTGAATAATCTCTTCCATGATTATCTGCTTACAGGACCTTCATAAGTTTCATCATCGGCAGGTTTTATCTCCGGTTTTTCTGGTAAAGATTCAGAAGGTCTGGCGGATGGATCTTTCAGAATATTATCTTCAATATTTTTCATTGGGTTGAAATCTTTCGCAGCATCTTTTACCTTTTCTATTTCGCGCTTTATCTCAGATACAGGGTTATCTGTCTCTTTCATAATTTCTGTTTTGATGTCTTCTACTGCACCACGCATTTTTCTCACCCCATTTCCCAAATCTCGGGCAATCTGAGGAAGTTTATCGGGACCAAACAAAACAACTATTGCGATGGCAATGAGTGCCATTTCTCCAATGCTTAATTCCATAGTGCGAAATTACAAAAGATTATATATAAAATAGACTTTACGCTAAATTTTAAAGAAATTTTAAGACTTCTTCTTCTGAAAGGCAAAATAAGTAATAACTACACTTATTGCCATCATGATAAATGCTAAAAAGAATGGTGCTCCAGGAAACTTCATTACTGCACTCTTCTCGCTGTAATGATAAAACAGATAAGTCATTAACGGAGGACCAATACAAGACGTTACACTCATTAATCCGGTAAGTGCACCCTGAAGTTCTCCCTGCTCATTGGGAGCTACATTTTTACTGATAACCGATTGTAAGGAAGGACCGCAAATTCCGCCCAAAGAATAAGGAATCAGTATTGCCAACATCATCCATCCTTCTGTTGCAAAAGCAAAAAGTAACATTCCTAGTGCATAGAGAGAAAGCCCAATATAGATACTTTTGTTTTCCCCAAGTTTCGGAGTTGTCCAACGTATAAGAACACCCTGAACCAAAGCAATGAGAAGCCCAATAACCCCCAAAGAAACACCAACCATAAGTTCATCCCATCCAAAAATTCCCATAGTATAATAACTCCAATTCGTCTGCACCGCATGACTTGCGATATAAATCAGAAAAAGAGAAATAACTAAACCAGACAGTTCGGGATGTTTCAATAAAAATTTAAAAGAACCTATCGGATTAGCTCTTTTCCATTCGAATGGTCTTCTTTTTTCTTTATCTAAACTTTCCGGAAGAATGAAATAACCATACAGAAAATTCAGAAGACAAAGAACAGCTGCTGCATAGAAAGGAACTCTCGGACCTAAATATCCTAAACCACCTCCCATAAGCGGACCAATAATAAATCCCAATCCAAAAGCAGCTCCAATCATTCCAAAGTTTTTTGCTCGGTCTTTATCTGTAGAAATATCTGCTATATAAGCACTCGCAGTTGTAAAACTCGCACCCGTAATTCCGGCAATAATTCTTCCTACAAACAAAAGTGTAATCGTAGGAGCCAAAGCGAGAAAAACATAATCTACTGCAAATCCTAAGAGAGATATCAAAATTATAGGTCTTCTCCCATAACGGTCGCTGAGATTACCCACTACCGGCGCAAAAATAAATTGTGTAAATGCATACACGAAACCCAACCAGCCGCCATATTTAGCAGCTTCATTTACACTTCCATGAATAAGCTCTTCTATCAGCTTCGGAATTACGGGAATAATAATCCCCAAACCTATAACATCTATTAAAAGTGTTATAAAAATAAAACCTATTGCTGCTTTTTTCTTTGAGTTTTCCATCCTATGTGCAAAAATAGTTATTATTATTTTTGAAATTAAAAATTTTAATGAAAAGTGTCCATGAAAAAAGAGCTTCCCAATTAATTGGAAAGCTCTTTTAGTATTTAATGTAGTTTAAATTTATTTTGAAGCAAGAACTTCTTTATTGGTAGTAGTTTTACCGTGTACCTCTTCTTCTTTTCCTGTTTTCAGGAAGTCGTATGCAATTGCAGATGCAATGAATACTGATGAATAAGCTCCAAATCCAATACCAATTAATAATGCAAACATGAACCCTCTAAGGTTATCTCCTCCGAAGATGAAAATAGCCAAGATAACCAATAACACCGTAAAAGTGGTATTGAAGGTTCTTCCTAAAGTACTGGAAATAGAGTCATCGAAAAGTCCTGCCAATGTAATAGATTTCTTTTCTCTAAGATATTCTCTAATTCTGTCGAAGATAATTACCGTATCGTTGATTGAATAACCCAAAACGGTAAGAATTGCCGCAACAAAATCCTGATTAATCTCCATGTTGAATGGCATAACTCGGTGGAACAAAGAATATGCTCCCAAAATAATTACCGCATCGTGGAATAACGCTGCAACTGCACCTAAAGAGAACTGCCATTTTCTAAATCTTAACAAGATATAAATGAAAATACCTCCCAAAGCTGCAACTACCGCCAAAATACCGTGCTTCTGAATATCATCTGCTACAGTTGGACCTACTTTTTCAGAAGAAACAATACCTGTATTTCCTTTATAAGCACTCTTAAAATCTACTAAAGTTGATTTCGCAGGCAAATCAGATTTTAATGCTTCATATAATTTCTGCTCAATAATCTGGTCAGCTTTTAGAGACTCATCATTGATTAAATAATCGGTAGAAATTTTCAGCTGATTATTATTACCGAAAGTTTTAACTTCTACAGAAGAATTTTTACCATCATCAGTTTTAAAATAGTTTGTTAATTTACCT encodes the following:
- a CDS encoding Sec-independent protein translocase subunit TatA/TatB — its product is MELSIGEMALIAIAIVVLFGPDKLPQIARDLGNGVRKMRGAVEDIKTEIMKETDNPVSEIKREIEKVKDAAKDFNPMKNIEDNILKDPSARPSESLPEKPEIKPADDETYEGPVSR
- a CDS encoding TCR/Tet family MFS transporter codes for the protein MENSKKKAAIGFIFITLLIDVIGLGIIIPVIPKLIEELIHGSVNEAAKYGGWLGFVYAFTQFIFAPVVGNLSDRYGRRPIILISLLGFAVDYVFLALAPTITLLFVGRIIAGITGASFTTASAYIADISTDKDRAKNFGMIGAAFGLGFIIGPLMGGGLGYLGPRVPFYAAAVLCLLNFLYGYFILPESLDKEKRRPFEWKRANPIGSFKFLLKHPELSGLVISLFLIYIASHAVQTNWSYYTMGIFGWDELMVGVSLGVIGLLIALVQGVLIRWTTPKLGENKSIYIGLSLYALGMLLFAFATEGWMMLAILIPYSLGGICGPSLQSVISKNVAPNEQGELQGALTGLMSVTSCIGPPLMTYLFYHYSEKSAVMKFPGAPFFLAFIMMAISVVITYFAFQKKKS